In a single window of the Alphaproteobacteria bacterium LSUCC0684 genome:
- the mobB gene encoding molybdopterin-guanine dinucleotide biosynthesis protein B → MTPLPNASRHSMVFGLAGFSGSGKTTLAEKLIRILTQRGYSVASIKHAHHAFDPDTPGKDSWRHRKAGATQMLISSSLRRVHFIETPDRDEADLNTLLGELMPTDIVLVEGFKDTDFPKIEVWRAETGNAFLYPERPGIFAVAADTPLPDCPLPVLDLNDAATIADTLIKGFD, encoded by the coding sequence ATGACGCCTCTGCCTAATGCGTCCAGACATAGCATGGTGTTCGGCCTTGCCGGATTTTCAGGCTCCGGAAAGACAACTCTTGCAGAAAAATTGATCCGTATCCTGACCCAGCGTGGGTATAGCGTTGCAAGTATCAAGCATGCGCATCATGCCTTCGACCCCGACACACCAGGCAAGGACAGCTGGCGTCACCGCAAAGCTGGGGCAACACAGATGCTTATCTCCTCCTCCCTGCGCCGGGTACATTTCATCGAAACACCTGACAGGGATGAAGCCGACCTCAATACCCTGCTGGGTGAACTTATGCCCACCGACATCGTTCTTGTTGAAGGTTTCAAGGATACCGATTTCCCTAAAATCGAAGTCTGGCGGGCTGAGACAGGCAATGCTTTTCTTTACCCCGAAAGGCCGGGTATTTTTGCCGTCGCCGCCGACACACCCCTTCCAGACTGTCCCCTTCCGGTGCTCGATCTTAATGACGCAGCCACCATAGCCGACACACTCATCAAAGGCTTTGACTGA
- the uvrC gene encoding excinuclease ABC subunit UvrC — translation MAEKIENITASPTTDLQRGLKIIRDTARKLSGQPGVYRMLDGEGNALYVGKAKALDKRVMSYTRTNALSNRLTRMVAETISMEIVTTRTEVEALLLESNLIKTLRPRYNILLRDDKSFPYIMITGDHDWPQLAKHRGPRKRKAEWFGPFASASAVNRTITELTRAFMLRTCSDSIFSARSRPCLQYQIKRCTAPCVGRISPEDYAEQVKLAARFLSGESREVQREFAERMHAASAELEFETAALWRNRIRALTTIQAHQDINLPSELNADIIAIHQESGRSCVQVFFMRNGSNYGTKSYFPRHEAEDGSPHVLAAFLGQFYDDKPAPPEILVNLLPEQAPLIAKALSSRADRKIQISVPARGHRRNLMQMAERNAHEALTREMAQSKNQRAMLEEVRDLFDLEDTPERIEVYDNSHIQGSNAVGGMIVAGPDGFMKNSYRKFNIVRDETTPAFGGDDFAMMRQMLHRRFRRAMREDPDRKTGIWPDLVLLDGGKGQLSSALEVMDDLGITDVPVVAISKGPDRNAGREEFHQPGKDRFSLPLNTPVLHFLQRLRDEAHRFAIGAHRARRQKSAVSSPLDQIPGIGARRKKALLSHFGSARSVARAGIPDLMQVDGISRHVAETIYGWFHDNSNSS, via the coding sequence ATGGCAGAAAAAATCGAAAATATAACCGCATCACCAACAACAGATCTTCAGCGCGGGTTGAAAATTATTCGTGATACGGCCCGCAAACTGTCAGGTCAGCCTGGTGTCTACCGCATGCTGGATGGCGAAGGCAACGCCCTCTATGTCGGCAAGGCAAAGGCTCTTGACAAACGGGTGATGAGTTACACCCGAACCAATGCTCTCAGCAATCGGCTTACCCGGATGGTCGCGGAGACGATATCGATGGAGATCGTGACCACACGAACTGAGGTTGAAGCTCTGCTTCTTGAATCCAACCTGATCAAGACACTAAGACCTCGATATAACATTCTGTTACGGGACGATAAAAGTTTCCCCTATATCATGATCACCGGAGACCATGACTGGCCCCAGTTGGCCAAGCATCGTGGGCCACGTAAACGGAAGGCGGAATGGTTTGGCCCTTTTGCTTCCGCTAGTGCGGTGAATCGAACCATCACCGAGCTTACACGTGCTTTCATGCTCCGCACCTGTTCCGATTCAATTTTCTCTGCCCGTAGTCGACCTTGCCTGCAATATCAGATCAAGCGCTGCACAGCACCTTGTGTTGGGCGCATCAGCCCGGAAGATTATGCCGAACAAGTAAAACTGGCAGCCAGGTTTCTGAGTGGCGAGTCCCGAGAAGTGCAACGGGAATTTGCCGAACGAATGCACGCCGCCTCAGCCGAGCTCGAATTTGAGACAGCAGCCTTGTGGCGGAACCGTATCCGTGCCCTCACTACAATACAAGCGCATCAAGATATAAATCTACCCAGCGAGCTGAACGCTGATATCATCGCCATCCATCAGGAAAGCGGACGATCCTGCGTTCAAGTTTTCTTCATGCGCAATGGGTCGAACTACGGCACTAAATCCTATTTTCCCCGCCATGAGGCTGAAGATGGAAGCCCCCACGTCCTTGCTGCCTTTCTAGGTCAGTTCTATGATGACAAGCCAGCACCACCAGAAATTCTGGTCAACCTTCTGCCGGAACAAGCACCTCTTATCGCCAAAGCACTATCAAGCCGGGCAGATCGAAAGATACAGATCAGCGTACCGGCACGGGGGCATCGCCGCAATCTCATGCAGATGGCGGAACGCAACGCTCACGAAGCCCTTACGCGAGAGATGGCCCAGTCCAAGAATCAGCGAGCCATGCTTGAAGAGGTGCGTGACCTTTTTGATCTTGAAGACACGCCGGAACGCATTGAAGTTTACGACAACTCCCACATCCAGGGTAGCAATGCTGTAGGCGGGATGATTGTAGCCGGACCCGATGGTTTCATGAAGAACAGCTATCGCAAATTCAATATCGTCCGAGATGAAACCACTCCCGCATTTGGTGGCGACGACTTTGCCATGATGCGCCAAATGCTACATCGCCGGTTCCGCCGTGCAATGCGTGAAGACCCTGATCGCAAGACCGGTATCTGGCCTGATCTGGTTCTACTGGATGGTGGTAAAGGGCAACTTTCATCAGCACTTGAGGTGATGGATGATCTCGGCATTACGGATGTTCCCGTTGTCGCCATTTCCAAGGGACCAGATCGCAACGCCGGGCGTGAGGAGTTCCACCAGCCAGGAAAAGATCGTTTCTCCTTGCCTCTTAATACGCCAGTGCTGCATTTTCTCCAGCGGCTAAGAGATGAAGCGCACCGCTTTGCGATTGGTGCCCATCGGGCGAGAAGGCAGAAATCTGCCGTAAGCTCCCCACTTGACCAAATACCGGGTATCGGCGCAAGACGCAAAAAAGCTCTTTTGTCTCATTTCGGTTCTGCTCGGTCCGTAGCGCGGGCAGGCATACCTGACCTGATGCAGGTAGACGGCATCAGCCGGCATGTGGCTGAGACGATCTATGGCTGGTTTCATGACAACAGCAATTCATCCTGA
- the glp gene encoding gephyrin-like molybdotransferase Glp produces the protein MDDSRRHDKPLNDALDIILDQVKTVTETEIRPLEKCLGRILREDVIAPINVPQQDTAAVDGYAFYADDIADKNLPLPVLGSIKAGHPYQGTAHRGSAYRIFTGAPMPAGPDTVAMEEYCTTEEDGRITLPHGIRKGANFRPMGENVRAGDTVLRAGSRLGPSEIGLAAAVGVDRLEVSSPLKIAVLSMGDEVQETGSKQGFEKGMIHDSNRPMLKALMTTDQFSVLDGGIIPDDRTILTRAFADLLANADVLVTSGGSSAGEEDHARQAIIDNGGLIDFWRLAMKPGRPMAVGRIGNKLVFCLPGNPVAAFVCYRLLVAPVLTRLEGGTIKPVMKITVPAAFSHKHKPGRAEYLRARLAPREDGILAVTLHGRAGAGVLSSLTGADGLVEIPADIGDVKEGDPLPFIPLREPAL, from the coding sequence ATGGATGATAGCCGCCGCCACGACAAGCCGCTGAACGACGCCCTGGACATCATTCTTGATCAGGTTAAGACAGTAACTGAAACCGAAATCCGTCCGCTTGAAAAATGCCTTGGCCGTATTTTGAGAGAAGATGTCATCGCACCTATCAATGTTCCGCAGCAAGATACAGCTGCCGTTGATGGCTATGCCTTTTATGCCGATGACATTGCTGATAAAAACCTTCCCTTGCCTGTGCTCGGATCCATCAAAGCCGGCCACCCCTATCAGGGCACGGCTCACCGAGGGTCGGCGTACCGCATCTTCACGGGCGCCCCTATGCCTGCCGGACCGGATACAGTGGCAATGGAAGAATATTGCACCACCGAAGAAGACGGGAGGATAACCCTCCCTCACGGGATCAGGAAAGGGGCAAATTTCCGTCCAATGGGGGAGAATGTGCGCGCTGGCGATACCGTACTAAGGGCAGGAAGCCGACTTGGACCTTCAGAAATCGGGCTTGCCGCAGCGGTCGGTGTAGACCGGCTTGAGGTATCTTCACCACTCAAGATTGCTGTCCTTTCCATGGGAGATGAAGTCCAGGAAACAGGGAGCAAGCAAGGTTTTGAGAAAGGTATGATCCACGATTCAAACAGACCAATGCTGAAAGCGCTGATGACAACAGATCAGTTCAGTGTCCTTGATGGCGGGATTATTCCGGATGATCGTACAATTCTGACCAGAGCCTTTGCTGACCTCCTTGCCAATGCCGATGTGCTCGTCACTTCAGGCGGCAGTTCGGCAGGTGAGGAAGATCATGCAAGACAGGCGATTATAGATAATGGCGGACTGATTGATTTCTGGCGCCTGGCTATGAAGCCAGGGCGGCCGATGGCAGTCGGACGTATTGGTAACAAGCTGGTATTCTGCTTGCCTGGCAATCCAGTTGCCGCCTTCGTTTGTTACAGGCTTCTTGTTGCCCCGGTGCTGACACGACTTGAAGGTGGGACAATAAAACCGGTGATGAAAATCACTGTTCCAGCAGCCTTTTCACATAAACATAAACCTGGTCGCGCTGAATACCTGCGCGCACGGCTTGCACCTCGAGAAGATGGAATTCTGGCTGTTACGCTTCATGGACGTGCCGGTGCGGGCGTGCTTTCCTCATTGACCGGCGCTGACGGCCTGGTTGAAATTCCAGCCGATATTGGCGATGTTAAGGAAGGAGATCCTCTGCCCTTTATTCCGCTGAGAGAACCTGCGTTATGA
- the pgsA gene encoding CDP-diacylglycerol--glycerol-3-phosphate 3-phosphatidyltransferase has product MIRKLPNTITIFRITSSASIPLLIAAGDEDLRFFGLVLFTIAAITDWLDGMLARQFDAVSNLGRMLDPIADKLLVAGCLLALAVSDNWGWLMFLPALLILFREVFISGLREFMAGKQVVIHVTPLAKIKTTLQLIAIGFAIGSPLTPTEWYIANITVGLMWTASILTMMTGWDYFRKAISHDASA; this is encoded by the coding sequence ATGATCAGGAAACTGCCCAACACAATCACCATCTTCCGGATCACCTCCAGCGCAAGCATTCCACTGCTCATTGCGGCCGGAGATGAAGATCTGCGATTTTTCGGCCTTGTTCTTTTCACCATTGCAGCAATAACAGACTGGCTTGATGGCATGCTGGCTAGACAGTTTGATGCGGTCTCCAATCTTGGTCGCATGCTTGATCCCATTGCCGATAAACTACTCGTTGCCGGTTGCCTCCTGGCTCTAGCGGTGAGCGACAACTGGGGATGGTTGATGTTTCTGCCAGCGTTGTTGATACTTTTTCGTGAAGTTTTCATCTCTGGCCTGCGGGAGTTCATGGCCGGAAAACAGGTGGTGATCCACGTCACTCCCCTGGCAAAAATCAAAACAACCCTGCAGCTCATTGCAATAGGTTTTGCCATCGGCTCACCTCTGACACCCACAGAATGGTATATTGCCAATATTACAGTCGGACTGATGTGGACTGCATCTATCCTGACAATGATGACGGGGTGGGATTATTTCAGGAAGGCAATCAGCCATGACGCCTCTGCCTAA